DNA sequence from the Hoylesella buccalis ATCC 35310 genome:
AGTTTTAAAAACACCTTTTTTAGGTCTTTTACAACCCATCAGTTTGAGTTTGGGCGGCTATTTTTTTGTTCTTTCTCTCGTTTGTCTTAACTTTGTGGCATGCTCATGAAGTATGTAGATGTCATTGTTCCGCTGCCTTTGGAAGGCACGTTCACCTATTCGGTTCCTCACAACTTGGCCGAGCGGGTGCGGTTTGGCGTGCGTGTGGCCGTGACGTTTGGTGCCTCGAAAGTGCATACCGCCATTGTGGTGAGGGTGCATCAGGACAAACCCGCCTTTAACGTTAAAGACATCGTTGACGTGATTGATGACCAACCCATGCTTCTGGAGCAGCAATACCAGCTGTGGCAGTGGCTGTCGGGGTACTACATGGCCCCGCTCGGCGACGTGTACAATGCCGCTCTGCCCGCCGGACTGAAGGTGGAGGAGAACTATAAGCCTCGTACGGAGACGTATATTGACCTGTGCGAGCCGCTGCGCAACGAGCAATCGCTGAATGTGGCCCTTGACCTGTTGAAGCGAGCGCGCAACCAGCGAGAGGCTCTCATGCACTTCTTGCGCATCTCACACTGGGAAACGATAGAAGGAACGCAGACGGCGGAGCCGGTGGTGGACATCACCCGGGAGGAGTTGATGAACGTGTCGCGCTGTTCGTATGCCGTGATCAAGAGCCTGGTGGAGCGTAAAATACTGTTCACCTACGAGCGGGAGGTAGGACGGCTCAATGATCATGGGGAGGAACATCTTGAAAATGTAAAACGTTTGAATGAGGCTCAGCAAGAAGCGTACAACCAAATTGTTTTTCAATTTCTCAAGAAAAACGTGGTTTTACTGCATGGCGTCACCTCCAGTGGCAAAACCGAAATCTACATACACCTTATTAAAAAGGCACTCGAGGAAAAGAAGCAGGTGCTGTATCTGTTGCCGGAGATAGCCCTCACGGTGCAAATTACCAGTAGGCTAAGACATGTGTTTGGCAACAAACTGGGCATCTACCATTCTAAATATAGCGATGCCGAACGTGTTGAAATATGGAAAAAACAGCTTTCGCACCATCCCTACGAGGTGATATTGGGCGCGCGCAGTGCCGTGTTTCTGCCTTTTCAGCGGCTCGGGTTGGTGATCATTGATGAAGAACACGAAACTTCTTTCAAGCAACAAGACCCTTCGCCACGCTATCATGCACGGTCGGCAGCCATCGTATTGGCAAGGATGTATGGCGCGAAGACCTTGTTAGGGACGGCCACACCGTCGGTGGAAAGCTATTATAACGCCTGCCAGGGCAAATATGGACTGGTGACCTTGACCTCGCGGTACAAGGACATTCAACTGCCGGAGATTAGGGTAGTGGACACGAAGGATCTGCAACGGCGCAAGATGATGACGGGACCTTTCTCGCCACCGCTTATCGCTGCGGTGAATGAAGCGTTGAAGAATGGGCAGCAAGTGATACTGTTTCAGAACCGACGCGGCTTCGCACCGATGATAGAGTGCCGCACTTGCGGTTGGGTTCCCAAGTGTACCAATTGTGATGTGTCGCTCACCATGCACAAAAGCATGAACTTGTTGACCTGTCATTATTGTGGTTACACCTATCGCATACCCACGGTTTGTCCCGCATGTGGCGGCACCGACCTGCGTGGTCGTGGCTTTGGAACGGAGAAAGTGGAGGAGTATGTGGGACAATTGTTCCCCGAGGCGCGTGTCGCCCGCATGGACTTAGACACCACGCGCACCCGCAATGCCTACGGAAGGATTATCGATGATTTCTCTTCCGGTCGCACCAATCTGCTCATCGGTACGCAGATGGTGAGCAAAGGGCTCGACTTCGACCGGGTTAGCGTGGTGGGAATACTCAACGCCGACGCCATGCTGAACTATCCAGACTTTCGCGCTTACGAACACGCCTTCATGATGATGGCGCAGGTAAGCGGCAGGGCTGGGCGTAAAGGACAGCGGGGAAAAGTGTTCTTACAGACCAAAAACAAGGACTTGGCCATCATCAGACAGGTTGTAGGGAATGACTATCAGGGATTTTATGAGGCACTGTTGGAAGAACGGAGAATGTTTTCTTATCCGCCCTTCTATCGGTTGGTATACGTTTTTTTGCGTCACCGGCACGACGATGTGGTAGAAACGGCCGGCATAGAGATGGGCAGTAGGCTCAGACAAGGGTTGGGTGACCGTATTTTAGGTCCTGACAAACCTTCGATAGCGCGCGTTAAAAACCTGCACATCCGCAAGATTGTCATCAAACTGGAGAACGGCATTGACCAAAAGGCTGTGCGCCTTTACTTGCGTACCGTGCAGCAACAGCTCTTGCAGGACAAGCGTTATGCCGCCCTGCAAGTGTACTATGACGTGGATCCGCTGTAAATATCGTTGGACGATATTGCTTCTTTTTTAAGCGAGATAGATGAAAATATCCCGCTTTTCTTTTTCATGGTGATGAAATATTTCTTTTACATGATTGTAACATCTATGTCCTAATTTTGCACTCGTAAAAGTGAACAAGCTAACGATATGAAGAAGATTGTTTTAACGACAGTGCTGATTTTAGGCATCATTCCTGTCTGTTTTGCTGATTCTTTGACGGGTGTAGTGAAAGATAAGTCGACAGGTGAGACGCTCATTGGTACCGTAGTTCAAGTGAAAGGTGAGAAACATCATGCCACCTCTACAGGCTTGGACGGTTCTTTCGTGTTGAAAGATCTGCCCAATCAAGGCACCATTACGTTGATAGCCAGCTATATTGGTTATCAATCCAAGGAGGTTCAGGTGGATATGTCCACAGGAAAGTCCGTTCATCTGGAGCTGGAACCAGAACTACAAGAACTAAAAGAAGTGGTTGTCAAGGGATTTCGAACAAAAGACACCGATGTAAGTGCTTATGCGATGGTGAAAAATTCGTCGCAAGTACTCAACGTGATGAGTGCACAAGCCATTCAGGTGTCACCTGATGTCAATGTGGCAACAGTGCTGCAACGTGTCTCTGGCGTAACAATGCAGCACGATGCGTCGGGTGAAGCCTCGTATGCCATTCTAAGAGGAATGGACAAAAGGTACAATTATACCTTGGTTAACGGCGTGAAAATACCCAGTCCTGATGACAAAAATCGCTATATTCCCTTGAATATCTTCCCTTCAGATTTGATGGACAGGATAATTGTCTCTAAGTCGCTCACTGCCGATATGGAAGGCGATGCTGCGGGTGGCGTGGTAGATATGAATATGAAAGATGCGCCAGGCAGTTTCAGACTTCAAGCGAATGTAGCAACAGGGGCAAGCGATTTCTTTTGGCAAGGCGATAAAACACAATCTCCATTCGGACAAATCAGTTACGATTTTTTAAGTGCGAAGCGTGGAAATACTACCTCTACGGCACCATACGAGCGTTATGGAAGTACGTATGATGCGACCAATGCCGACTTTAAGAATGGTGGAACGCAGCTTTCACGCCGCAGAGTACCAATGCCAAACGTCCACGCAGGCATCTCTATCGGCAATCGTTTTTGGATAAAAAGCTTGGCGTGATATTTGCTACCAACCTGCAGAATACGTATCGTGGCACCGAACGTGAGCTCAATAAGGAGGTGATGGCTAACGGTGAGGAAGCTGCCTATATCAGTGCCATCAAGAAGAGGCTCTATTCCATCCACGATCTCAACCTGGGCGTGCATGGAAAGATTGACTTCACACTTGATAATCATAAGATAGAGTGGTATAATATGTACGTGCGTCGTCAAGCGGACAATACACGCTACAGCATGGATATCACGACTGACTACGACTTTGACCTTGCAAATGGCAACTGGACACGTGCGGATGAGATGCGTACTCTGACACAAACGCAGAATATCTTTGCATCAAATATCAAGGGAACGCATCATTTCACGCGTAACCTCACTGTAGATTGGGCAGGACTTTTCGCAGATGCCAGAGAGAAAGATCCTGACCGTATCTATACCACTATCAAGAACACGGTGACAGGAGGCAAGGTTACTAAGATATTCCCAGCATCACAGGAGCGTCGTTTCCAGCATAACGACGATAAGGACTGGACGGGTTATGTCAATCTTTCGTGGGCGACTCCTTTCAGAGAAGGACTGAAAGCGGTGTGGAAAACAGGTGCTATGTATCGCAACAAGAAGCGTAACAATCGATATTACTCTTACATATCTGTACCCTCAGATAATGGTATCCTGCTGCCTTCTAATGATATTGATGCGTTTCATGGAATTGACTGGACACTCAAAACACCTCGTTCGCAAGCCTCACAACTCAATTACGACTCTAAAGAACGAATAGGTGCTATCTACGGTATGGTAACACTTACTTCGCCAATCTATGAGTTGGTTGCTGGATTTCGTGCCGAGCATACCAACCAACTATACACAATGTTGCAACGTTTTGAGACAACGGGTTCTCTTGGTGAACAGTCGTATTGGGATTATCTGCCGTCTGTTTCATTTCGCTGGACCTTCAAGGATAAGATGAATCTACGCTTTAGTTATTACAAAAGCATCAACCGCCCTGGATTCTATGAGCTTGTGCCTTATCAGGTGGATGGTGAGGACTACACAGAGAAGGGTAATCCGTTATTAAAATGTGCACGTATTGACAACCTCGATCTGCGTTGGGAGTGGTTACCATCGCAAGATGAACAGGTGCTTTTGGGTGTTTTTTATAAGTATCTCAAAGACCCGATTGAGACAACTTTCGATGTAGACCAGCGTCAGGGTAATGCCAGCTACTATATGCCTCAAAACCTTGGTAACGCTAGAAATTATGGTATTGAGCTTGATGTGGTGAAGTATATCCGCCACTTTGGATTCAAGGCCAACTATACTTATACGCATTCAGCCATCACCACGACCAAGAAACGCTATATTGCAAAGAATCAAGTGGAGAATGTTGATCAAACGAGGCCACTTATCAATCAGGCACCACATACCGCTAATTTATCTTTGCTTTATAAAGATACGCAACATGGGTGGAATGGACAATTGGCAGCAGCCTATACTGGGACACAACTAGTATTAGTATCTCCCTATTATGACTCAGACGAATGGGAAAAGCATCTCTTTTCGCTTGACCTGAGTGGGGAGAAGCGTTTCAACAATGGCATATCCTTATTTGTTAAAGCCAACAACCTACTAAACTCCAAACGCGAAAGATACCTAAAAACCGTTAATGAGTTTAATACCAAGATACCAGGACAACCAAACGACCGTACCATTGTAGGAACCTACAAATATGGACGCACATTTCTGGTTGGAGTGAGAGTAAATTTGTAATTATCAACTTTTGTAAAATTCAATATGAAGAGATTTAATTTGTTTGTAAGCATATTAGCTGTAGCCCTTATGGGAGGCATGAGTTCGTGTGAAAATGAAAACATTAATCCATACGATTACGCTGCCAAAACCGATACGATAACCATCAATACTGGTGACGCAAATACAGTGAAGACGACCATAGCCTCTTATCCCACAGGCTCTATCGTTTGGTCACATGACACTACACTCACCTCTTCGTTCAAGATTCCTGCAGGTGCTTCCCTCTATATCGAGCCTGGTGTGAAGGTCACAGTCAGCTCGAAGCCCTTGGAAGATCATCCTATAGAGATTGTGGCATTAGGAAACCTTTACGCTATGGGCACGAAAGAGAAACCGGTAGTCATCAGTTCGGATACAGGCAAGCCCAACGACTGGGGTGGTATCATCTGTGGATACGATTGTGAAGAGGTGGTGTTAAGCCATACTGAGATAGCCCATGCTGGTGCTACTCCCACGGAAAGCTCCCTTTCTTTTCAAAACAAATTGTTCAAGACCACCATTGATGGCGGGGTTCCTGCGTTCCATTTCTGCAATACCAAAGGTCGCTTTGCTGTCGTTAACTGTTTCTTCCATGACAATTACAATGACCAGACTTATTTCACAGGTGGTAATGGAATTATTTATGGGTCCGTGTTTGCCGATAGTGGTAACGAGAGTGATGGCGGTGAAGCTATCAATGTGAAATCGGGATGCATACTCGACATTGCCTACAACCTGATATACAATGCCTGTACCAATGCGTTTAAGCTTTCTGGGTCGGGCGTAGAGAAAAACTTTGCATCGAAACTTGTCATCTACAACAATACAGCTATTGACTGCGGATGGCGCCGAACGAAGAATAAGAAAGGTGGAAATGTATGGATCGAGAAAGCTATTGCGCCCGTTTTTGTGAATAATTTAATGGTTGACAACCGTTATGGAATCCGTCAACCTGGTAAGGATGGGGCTGATATAGACAACAGTGTGCTTTCTCCCAATTATTTCTTTGCATCCACAAATACAGGAGTGAAACAGCAAGGTAAAGACTTCAAGATGATAGTTTGGAATGACAACAATCTCACCAGTCATGCTCCAGAGGATTTATCCAAATTATTTATTAAGTTTACTCAAAACGATAAGATGAATATCAACTGTGAGAGCGATGATCCTGCTAATGGAGCTCCATTGAAATGGAACCCAGCCTGGGACTTTCATCTTAAGCCTGGCGCGCCTCAACTCATTGGTGCACTTTCGGCAGTGAAGCCTAACTTTCCCCGTGGATTGGCTTTCTTTGGCATGAAGAAAGTAAAATGGGTGAGCAATACTGATGACCAAAATTATTATTTCTCTTCATCCGTGGCCAGCAACTTCTTTGGAGCATTTGGCGCAAAATAAACATCAATCAACATGAAAATGAACAAGTTTTTCAAACAGATACTATTTGTTGTTACCTTACTTTTTTCTTTCATTTCCTCTCAAGCACAAACCCCTGCTGATTGGAAACAAATGAAAGCTTCTGTCAACCTGTATTGGGTGAACGATATGGGACGTAATGGTTATTACGACCAGAAAACTATCGCGCAACTGATGGGTACTATGGCGGAAACTGTTGGCCCCGAGGCAGTGATTGCTGTAGGTGATATTCATCATTTCAATGGCGTACAAAGCGTTACCGATCCTTTGTGGATGACAAATTATGAGCTAATCTATTCTCATCCAGAGCTGATGTGTTTTTGGTATCCTGTTTTGGGTAATCACGAATATCGTGGCAATACCCAAGCTGTACTCGATTATGCTCACGTGAGTCGTCGATGGGTAATGCCAGCTCGATACTACTCCAAAGTATTCGAAGGTGATGGGTGTACGGTGCGAATCGTTTTTCTCGACACTACTCCCCTTATCAGTAAATATAGAAAGAATGTCGAAACTTATCCTGATGCTCATTTACAAAACCTTGAACAAGAGCTGGCATGGTTGGACAGTACGTTGACTGCTGCACACGAAGATTGGGTGATTTGTGTGGGTCATCATCCCATCTATGCACAGACTTCGAAGTCGGATAAAGAACGTGCCGACATGCAGAAATATCTTTTGCCCGTGCTTCAGCGACATTCCAATGTGTCGGTATATGGCTGTGGGCATATACACAACTTTCAATATATCAAGAAGAAAGGTGACAATATAAACTATTGGGTCAACTCTGCAGCAGCTCTCTCACGTCCTGTACAGCCAACAGATGGCACCCATTGGTGCGATGCATCCACAGGATTTACAGTGATTAGTGCCAACAAACAACAACTCACCCTCTATGCCATCAACAAGGATGGTAAGATTCTGTACACCCTTCCTGTGAAAAAGTAGCTATATTTGTTGCATTACATGTATTTTATCGAACAATCTATATGCCTACGTGTCCGTGAACGAGCGTAGGCATATAGA
Encoded proteins:
- the priA gene encoding primosomal protein N' — its product is MKYVDVIVPLPLEGTFTYSVPHNLAERVRFGVRVAVTFGASKVHTAIVVRVHQDKPAFNVKDIVDVIDDQPMLLEQQYQLWQWLSGYYMAPLGDVYNAALPAGLKVEENYKPRTETYIDLCEPLRNEQSLNVALDLLKRARNQREALMHFLRISHWETIEGTQTAEPVVDITREELMNVSRCSYAVIKSLVERKILFTYEREVGRLNDHGEEHLENVKRLNEAQQEAYNQIVFQFLKKNVVLLHGVTSSGKTEIYIHLIKKALEEKKQVLYLLPEIALTVQITSRLRHVFGNKLGIYHSKYSDAERVEIWKKQLSHHPYEVILGARSAVFLPFQRLGLVIIDEEHETSFKQQDPSPRYHARSAAIVLARMYGAKTLLGTATPSVESYYNACQGKYGLVTLTSRYKDIQLPEIRVVDTKDLQRRKMMTGPFSPPLIAAVNEALKNGQQVILFQNRRGFAPMIECRTCGWVPKCTNCDVSLTMHKSMNLLTCHYCGYTYRIPTVCPACGGTDLRGRGFGTEKVEEYVGQLFPEARVARMDLDTTRTRNAYGRIIDDFSSGRTNLLIGTQMVSKGLDFDRVSVVGILNADAMLNYPDFRAYEHAFMMMAQVSGRAGRKGQRGKVFLQTKNKDLAIIRQVVGNDYQGFYEALLEERRMFSYPPFYRLVYVFLRHRHDDVVETAGIEMGSRLRQGLGDRILGPDKPSIARVKNLHIRKIVIKLENGIDQKAVRLYLRTVQQQLLQDKRYAALQVYYDVDPL
- a CDS encoding TonB-dependent receptor, encoding MKKIVLTTVLILGIIPVCFADSLTGVVKDKSTGETLIGTVVQVKGEKHHATSTGLDGSFVLKDLPNQGTITLIASYIGYQSKEVQVDMSTGKSVHLELEPELQELKEVVVKGFRTKDTDVSAYAMVKNSSQVLNVMSAQAIQVSPDVNVATVLQRVSGVTMQHDASGEASYAILRGMDKRYNYTLVNGVKIPSPDDKNRYIPLNIFPSDLMDRIIVSKSLTADMEGDAAGGVVDMNMKDAPGSFRLQANVATGASDFFWQGDKTQSPFGQISYDFLSAKRGNTTSTAPYERYGSTYDATNADFKNGGTQLSRRRVPMPNVHAGISIGNRFWIKSLA
- a CDS encoding TonB-dependent receptor domain-containing protein — encoded protein: MDKKLGVIFATNLQNTYRGTERELNKEVMANGEEAAYISAIKKRLYSIHDLNLGVHGKIDFTLDNHKIEWYNMYVRRQADNTRYSMDITTDYDFDLANGNWTRADEMRTLTQTQNIFASNIKGTHHFTRNLTVDWAGLFADAREKDPDRIYTTIKNTVTGGKVTKIFPASQERRFQHNDDKDWTGYVNLSWATPFREGLKAVWKTGAMYRNKKRNNRYYSYISVPSDNGILLPSNDIDAFHGIDWTLKTPRSQASQLNYDSKERIGAIYGMVTLTSPIYELVAGFRAEHTNQLYTMLQRFETTGSLGEQSYWDYLPSVSFRWTFKDKMNLRFSYYKSINRPGFYELVPYQVDGEDYTEKGNPLLKCARIDNLDLRWEWLPSQDEQVLLGVFYKYLKDPIETTFDVDQRQGNASYYMPQNLGNARNYGIELDVVKYIRHFGFKANYTYTHSAITTTKKRYIAKNQVENVDQTRPLINQAPHTANLSLLYKDTQHGWNGQLAAAYTGTQLVLVSPYYDSDEWEKHLFSLDLSGEKRFNNGISLFVKANNLLNSKRERYLKTVNEFNTKIPGQPNDRTIVGTYKYGRTFLVGVRVNL
- a CDS encoding metallophosphoesterase — encoded protein: MNKFFKQILFVVTLLFSFISSQAQTPADWKQMKASVNLYWVNDMGRNGYYDQKTIAQLMGTMAETVGPEAVIAVGDIHHFNGVQSVTDPLWMTNYELIYSHPELMCFWYPVLGNHEYRGNTQAVLDYAHVSRRWVMPARYYSKVFEGDGCTVRIVFLDTTPLISKYRKNVETYPDAHLQNLEQELAWLDSTLTAAHEDWVICVGHHPIYAQTSKSDKERADMQKYLLPVLQRHSNVSVYGCGHIHNFQYIKKKGDNINYWVNSAAALSRPVQPTDGTHWCDASTGFTVISANKQQLTLYAINKDGKILYTLPVKK